DNA sequence from the Stegostoma tigrinum isolate sSteTig4 chromosome 29, sSteTig4.hap1, whole genome shotgun sequence genome:
gcagctctttggtttttttaaactttcatcaGATGAAACTCATTGTCAAAATAAATGTCATTCTCAATAGAATGGCTCTTTTGGTACAACaatagtatccctacctctgaaccaatAGGCTAGGGTTCAATTCTCATCTGCTTCAGAAATGTacaataatgtctctgaacatagTGATCAGAAAAATATCTAAATATCAATAGTGTTGGTGAATCCACAAGTAGTCTCAAAGTCTTCATGTGTTTCAAAAGTCACTTTCTTCAATCCTCCAACAGTAAAAGGTGATGTACCTGCTAATGGTGCTGGACATTCTTCGCAATAACTTTTTACATGATCCTACTCAATTGGTCACTGTTAGCAGAAGGGTTTAGGTTAAAATGCTATGTGGTCTACTTAGCAACCACTTGTCCAGGAGGCCAGACCCTGTACTAGTTTTAATAACTTTAAAGCGCCTCACAGTAACTGTGTAGGTTAAACCACAATTTCAGTTCATTTTGGTTACCTTGGAAACACACTAGCTTCTAAAGAAGCTATGAAAACTTCCTGCTTAACCTGTCTCAAATTTAGATGTGTTCTAACACTAGACCCCTGAGATGAGAGAGCCcttcccaacaatgtggaaataaTGACTTGCTTGTTACCAAATGATGAGTTAAAGCTGGATTTGTTTTTGGTTTCCTGAGCGAGGCTGAGGCAGATATGACCGCCATGTTTGTAAAGCAAGCACATTACAGCCAAGTAACATCCAGGACAGATCGGTGAAAACTGATGAAATGAAACTAATGCTCCATCCTCATTGCCTGAATATTTCTGTTGGAGcaacaaattaattttttaaaatcttgtcccatttgtctCTTGGTGAGTTCTATTTAATGCCCCCAGCTACTTTCTTATCCTCTCCGATTGCCCTTGTTTTGAGGGTTTAATTTTACATTACCTATTAGTTTGTTGGTTTGTTTTTGCAGAAGAGTTCTCCTATTGCAAATATCAGCTAATTGTTTTTCAGGGAGGCAATTTTATTCCTTGTCATCACGTTGCTTCCTTACTTGCTTGTTCATTCTTAATTTTTGCCTCAATACAAATTCTTTATCTGAGAGATTTGATTACTGTCAGTGTATCATCAATGTCCCAATAGCCTGATCATGCAGAACATAGATGGGACTTTCCAACATTGACTGTTTACTACTTATGTTTACTTTTTCTTAAAGTCAGCACACTAATGCAAAGATCTGAGCCTCAACATGAAACTACTGAAGGTTTGGTTTTCTGTCTGTGGGCCTGTGATTCCAAAGATGATAATCACATGTCAGATGACTTTCTCTTTGTTCGGTTTTCCACAAAGGATTTTGACAGTAGGAAGTACAGAATAGGATTCAGGCAGCTACTCAATGAAACAAACCATAGCGTTATCAGTTTCACATGATGTGTCCTCAGAAGGTGCTCACAGCTGCTGTTGTTTAATCTCTGCAGCCCAGTGACTATCTGATAAACATGATAAGGCAAATGGCAGACGATGAATCCAGTCATAGCAGCAATGATGATCAATTGTGCTCGCATATGGATCACTCGATTGTGTTGACTTATGCTCTTTCTCCTCACCATGCACAGATGGAGTGCTATTGATGCATAAGAAAAAGCAAACATGGCTAAAATAATCAAGAAAATTACTGCGACTGCAACAAATGCATTGGCAGACACTCTTTTGCCATATTGCAACTGGATGTTATAACACACAGGATCCTGATCATTGAAGTCCAATTCCTTGATGAAGTAGTTTATATTCAGTGAAAGAATGGGGATTGTGGCTATTATCCAGGTGACAGTGCAAGCAGTCCGTGCAAAACTTGTATCATagaacttattcagctgcatggtGTTGGGTTTTACAATCATGGTATATCGGCTGATGCTGATAAATGCAAGGAAAATTGTACTGCAGCTGACAGTGTAGTAGAAACTGAAGTTAATGATAATCATTACAATGGTGCATGTAGGTGAATTCTCATTCCAGGTGTCTCCCATGAAAAGCAACGTAGCTCTGAAGGGAAGCGTGAAGCAattgatcagatcagccatagcAAGGTTCATTAGGTAAATAAGGATACCATGCTTCCTGTTGTGTTGTAGAAGCATCCACAGGGCCATGAAGTTGGCTGGCAGCCCAACACAAATGATGACTGAGTACAAGATTGGAAGAACCACCTTCTCCAACCGGTTGGCAGTGAGAGTGCAGTCAGAAATGTTGTTTGTCACATTCATCATCATGATCGTGAAGGTGTTGGTTTCCCTCAATTCAGCTGAAAGAAAATGCATAATGTTATCCATTTGAGCATGCAATATTGCAAGCATTTTCTTTTCACTGCTATTTTTATGGTGTAGGGAAATATCACTATATACACAACATGACGGAGCAGGATCGTTTGGCcccgtggggtggggggggggggggggcacgagTCCTGGTGCTTTTGCAAATCAGTTCAGGCCCAGATGAGCATCCTATTCTCTGAATTATAAGCCATGGCCAATGGTATAACTGGAAAATCATCTCTGGTGATGGCAGTGAGATAGGAACCTCAATGGCGATAGCTGTTTGCAATTGGA
Encoded proteins:
- the LOC125465469 gene encoding probable G-protein coupled receptor 34 — protein: MMMNVTNNISDCTLTANRLEKVVLPILYSVIICVGLPANFMALWMLLQHNRKHGILIYLMNLAMADLINCFTLPFRATLLFMGDTWNENSPTCTIVMIIINFSFYYTVSCSTIFLAFISISRYTMIVKPNTMQLNKFYDTSFARTACTVTWIIATIPILSLNINYFIKELDFNDQDPVCYNIQLQYGKRVSANAFVAVAVIFLIILAMFAFSYASIALHLCMVRRKSISQHNRVIHMRAQLIIIAAMTGFIVCHLPYHVYQIVTGLQRLNNSSCEHLLRTHHVKLITLWFVSLSSCLNPILYFLLSKSFVENRTKRKSSDM